The following coding sequences lie in one Streptomyces xiamenensis genomic window:
- the serA gene encoding phosphoglycerate dehydrogenase, which yields MSKPAVLIAEELSPATVEALGPDFDIRHCDGADRAQLLSAIADVDAILIRSATKVDAEAIAAARKLRVVARAGVGLDNVDVAAATKAGVMVVNAPTSNIITAAELACGLLVATARHIPQANTALKNGEWKRSKYTGVELSEKTLGVVGLGRIGVLVAQRMAAFGMKIVAYDPYVQPARAAQMGVKLLPLDELLEISDFITVHLPKTPETLGLIGDEALHKVKPSVRIVNAARGGIVDESALLSALKEGRVAGAGLDVYSSEPCTDSPLFEFDSVVCTPHLGASTGEAQEKAGISVARSVRLALAGELVPDAVNVQGGVIAEDVRPGLPLAEKLGRIFTALAGEVAMRLDVEVRGEITQHDVKVLELSALKGVFEDVVAETVSYVNAPLFAQERGVEVRLTTSSESPDHRNLITVRGTLTGGETVAVSGTLAGPKHQQKIVGIGEHTVDLALADHMAFLRYTDRPGVVGTLGRILGESAINIAGMQVARAEEGGEALIALTLDETVSTQVLAEIAQEIGATSARGVNLTD from the coding sequence GTGAGCAAGCCCGCCGTACTCATCGCCGAAGAGCTTTCCCCCGCCACCGTCGAAGCGCTGGGCCCGGACTTCGACATCCGGCACTGTGACGGCGCGGACCGCGCACAGCTGCTGAGCGCCATCGCCGATGTCGACGCCATCCTCATCCGCAGCGCCACCAAGGTCGACGCCGAGGCCATCGCCGCGGCCCGCAAGCTGCGGGTGGTCGCCCGCGCCGGGGTCGGCCTGGACAACGTGGACGTGGCCGCCGCCACCAAGGCCGGCGTCATGGTCGTCAACGCCCCGACCTCCAACATCATCACCGCCGCCGAGCTCGCCTGCGGCCTGCTGGTCGCCACCGCGCGCCACATCCCGCAGGCCAACACCGCCCTGAAGAACGGCGAGTGGAAGCGCAGCAAGTACACCGGCGTCGAACTGTCCGAGAAGACCCTCGGCGTGGTGGGCCTGGGCCGCATCGGTGTCCTGGTCGCACAGCGGATGGCCGCCTTCGGCATGAAGATCGTCGCCTACGACCCCTACGTGCAGCCCGCCCGCGCCGCACAGATGGGCGTCAAGCTCCTCCCGCTCGACGAACTCCTGGAGATCTCGGACTTCATCACCGTCCACCTGCCCAAGACCCCCGAGACGCTGGGCCTGATCGGCGACGAGGCGCTGCACAAGGTGAAGCCCTCCGTGCGGATCGTCAACGCCGCCCGTGGCGGCATCGTCGACGAGAGCGCCCTGCTGTCCGCCCTCAAGGAGGGCCGGGTGGCCGGCGCGGGCCTGGACGTCTACTCCAGCGAACCCTGCACGGACTCCCCGCTGTTCGAGTTCGACAGCGTCGTGTGCACCCCGCACCTGGGGGCCTCCACCGGTGAGGCCCAGGAGAAGGCCGGCATCTCGGTGGCCCGTTCGGTACGCCTGGCGCTGGCCGGCGAGCTGGTCCCGGACGCGGTCAACGTGCAGGGCGGTGTGATCGCCGAGGACGTACGCCCCGGGCTGCCGCTCGCCGAGAAGCTCGGGCGGATCTTCACCGCGCTGGCGGGCGAGGTCGCCATGCGGCTCGACGTCGAGGTGCGCGGCGAGATCACCCAGCACGACGTGAAGGTCCTGGAGCTCTCCGCGCTCAAGGGCGTCTTCGAGGACGTCGTCGCCGAGACGGTCTCCTACGTCAACGCCCCGCTGTTCGCGCAGGAGCGCGGCGTGGAGGTGCGGCTCACCACCAGCTCCGAGTCGCCCGACCACCGCAACCTGATCACCGTGCGCGGCACCCTCACCGGCGGTGAGACCGTGGCGGTCTCCGGCACCCTGGCCGGCCCCAAGCATCAGCAGAAGATCGTCGGCATCGGCGAGCACACCGTGGACCTGGCCCTCGCCGACCACATGGCCTTCCTGCGCTACACGGACCGCCCCGGCGTCGTCGGCACCCTCGGCCGCATCCTGGGCGAGTCCGCGATCAACATCGCCGGGATGCAGGTGGCACGCGCCGAGGAGGGCGGCGAGGCCCTCATCGCGCTCACCCTGGACGAGACCGTCTCCACGCAGGTGCTCGCGGAGATCGCCCAGGAGATCGGCGCCACCTCCGCGCGCGGCGTCAACCTCACCGACTGA
- a CDS encoding HAD domain-containing protein: MTEHPGLPLLFLDIDGTLLPFGGDRLPPAGEKSQDLPHPGNPQLAKLNRADGQRLLELPCVLVWATTWMEEANEVIAPLLGLPELPVCELPDASREPGTGPLHWKTRTLVETAAGRPFVWLDDEITWRDREWVAAHHPGPAHLHRVDAGVGLTAADFAGVGAWLRAVTAGGGPSVSRRR; the protein is encoded by the coding sequence ATGACCGAGCACCCGGGGCTCCCGCTCCTCTTCCTGGACATCGACGGAACGCTCCTGCCCTTCGGCGGGGACCGGCTGCCACCGGCCGGCGAGAAATCGCAGGACCTGCCGCACCCGGGCAATCCGCAGCTGGCCAAGCTCAACCGGGCGGACGGCCAGCGGCTGCTGGAGCTGCCCTGCGTGCTGGTGTGGGCCACCACATGGATGGAGGAAGCCAACGAGGTGATCGCTCCGCTGCTGGGCCTGCCGGAGCTTCCCGTGTGCGAGCTGCCGGACGCGTCACGGGAGCCCGGGACCGGCCCTCTGCACTGGAAGACCCGGACACTGGTCGAGACGGCGGCCGGGCGGCCGTTCGTCTGGCTGGACGACGAGATCACCTGGCGCGACCGGGAGTGGGTGGCGGCGCACCATCCGGGGCCGGCGCATCTCCACCGTGTCGACGCCGGGGTGGGCCTCACGGCTGCGGACTTCGCCGGCGTCGGCGCCTGGCTGCGCGCGGTGACGGCCGGCGGGGGGCCGTCCGTCAGTCGACGCCGGTGA
- the ilvC gene encoding ketol-acid reductoisomerase: MAELFYDDDADLSIIQGRKVAVLGYGSQGHAHALSLRDSGVDVRVGLHEGSKSRAKAEEQGLRVTTPAEAAAEADVIMILVPDPIQAKVYEESVREHLKDGDALFFGHGFNIRFGFIKPPAGVDVCMVAPKGPGHLVRRQYEEGRGVPCIAAVENDATGNAFALALSYAKAIGGTRAGVIKTTFTEETETDLFGEQAVLCGGASALVKAGFETLVEAGYQPEIAYFECLHELKLIVDLMYEGGLGKMRWSISETAEWGDYVTGPRIITEDTKAEMRRVLADIKDGTFANNWMAEYNAGLPKYNEYKKADEDHLLETTGRDLRKLMSWVDDQD, from the coding sequence GTGGCCGAGCTGTTCTACGACGACGACGCCGACCTGTCCATCATCCAGGGCCGCAAGGTCGCGGTTCTCGGCTACGGCAGCCAGGGCCACGCCCACGCGCTGTCCCTGCGGGACTCGGGCGTCGACGTGCGCGTCGGTCTCCACGAGGGCTCGAAGTCCCGCGCCAAGGCCGAGGAGCAGGGCCTGCGCGTGACCACCCCCGCCGAGGCCGCCGCCGAGGCCGACGTCATCATGATCCTGGTCCCGGACCCGATCCAGGCCAAGGTCTACGAGGAGTCCGTGCGCGAGCACCTGAAGGACGGCGACGCGCTGTTCTTCGGCCACGGCTTCAACATCCGCTTCGGCTTCATCAAGCCCCCGGCCGGCGTCGACGTCTGCATGGTCGCCCCCAAGGGCCCCGGCCACCTGGTGCGCCGCCAGTACGAGGAAGGCCGCGGCGTGCCCTGCATCGCCGCCGTCGAGAACGACGCCACCGGCAACGCTTTCGCGCTCGCGCTCTCCTACGCCAAGGCCATCGGCGGCACCCGCGCCGGCGTCATCAAGACCACCTTCACCGAGGAGACCGAGACCGACCTCTTCGGTGAGCAGGCCGTGCTGTGCGGCGGCGCCTCCGCGCTGGTGAAGGCCGGCTTCGAGACGCTGGTCGAGGCCGGTTACCAGCCGGAGATCGCGTACTTCGAGTGCCTGCACGAGCTGAAGCTCATCGTGGACCTCATGTATGAGGGCGGCCTGGGCAAGATGCGCTGGTCCATCTCGGAGACCGCCGAGTGGGGCGACTACGTCACCGGCCCGCGGATCATCACCGAGGACACCAAGGCCGAGATGCGCCGCGTGCTGGCCGACATCAAGGACGGCACCTTCGCCAACAACTGGATGGCGGAGTACAACGCCGGTCTGCCCAAGTACAACGAGTACAAGAAGGCGGACGAGGACCACCTGCTGGAGACCACGGGCCGTGACCTGCGCAAGCTGATGAGCTGGGTCGACGACCAGGACTGA
- the ilvN gene encoding acetolactate synthase small subunit → MSKHTLSVLVENKPGVLSRITALFSRRGFNIDSLAVGTTEHPEVSRITIVVNVEALPLEQVTKQLNKLVNVLKIVELDSASAVTRELVLVKVRADNDTRSQIVEIVQLFRAKTVDVAPEAVTIEATGSSDKLEAMLRMLEPFGIKELVQSGTIAIGRGARSITDRSLRALERSA, encoded by the coding sequence ATGTCCAAGCACACGCTCTCCGTCCTGGTCGAGAACAAGCCGGGGGTGCTCTCCCGCATCACCGCCCTGTTCTCCCGCCGCGGATTCAACATCGACTCCCTCGCCGTGGGCACCACCGAACACCCCGAGGTGTCCCGGATCACCATCGTGGTCAACGTCGAGGCCCTCCCCCTGGAACAGGTCACCAAGCAGCTCAACAAGCTGGTCAACGTCCTGAAGATCGTCGAACTCGACTCCGCGTCGGCGGTCACCAGGGAACTCGTTCTGGTGAAGGTCAGGGCCGACAACGACACCAGGTCCCAGATCGTGGAAATCGTGCAGCTCTTCCGCGCCAAGACCGTCGACGTCGCACCCGAGGCCGTCACCATCGAAGCCACCGGCAGCAGTGACAAACTCGAAGCCATGCTGCGCATGCTGGAGCCCTTCGGCATCAAGGAACTGGTGCAGTCCGGCACCATCGCCATAGGACGCGGAGCCCGGTCCATCACCGACCGCTCCCTGCGCGCCCTGGAGCGATCCGCCTAG
- a CDS encoding glycoside hydrolase family 6 protein, whose translation MRTPHTPHARSRTRPRLLFAAAAAALSGLLSFGPLAPAQGTAPQETSREDAAGLPAGTVFHNHPGAVHDWVAANPGDARRQLIEERIADQPQGIWFATYQPDSVTQDVAAVTGPAAAAGEVPVLVPYVLPDRDCGGASGGGAPDFPSYLGWTQGFAAGLGSDPVVVILEPDAIALTDCLDDSQIAQRFSALGEAAGIIHAANPQARVYFDAGHSGWHSPSVIAQRLRDAGAVAQGDGIYTNTSNYRTTADETAFAEAVLGQLGDPALQAVIDTSRNGNGPRGSEWCDPVGRLVGESPTVNTGSARVDAYLWIKRPGELDGCAGPAGQFSPEYAFELAGG comes from the coding sequence GTGCGCACCCCCCACACCCCCCACGCACGATCCCGCACCCGGCCCCGGCTGCTGTTCGCCGCCGCGGCCGCGGCCCTGAGCGGTCTGCTGTCCTTCGGCCCGCTCGCCCCCGCCCAGGGCACGGCGCCGCAGGAGACTTCGCGCGAGGACGCCGCCGGGCTGCCGGCCGGCACCGTCTTCCACAACCACCCCGGCGCCGTCCACGACTGGGTCGCCGCCAACCCGGGCGACGCCCGGCGGCAGCTGATCGAAGAGCGCATCGCCGACCAGCCGCAGGGCATCTGGTTCGCCACCTACCAGCCGGACTCGGTGACCCAGGACGTCGCCGCGGTCACCGGCCCCGCCGCGGCGGCCGGCGAGGTACCGGTCCTGGTGCCGTACGTGCTGCCCGACCGGGACTGCGGCGGCGCCTCCGGCGGCGGCGCGCCCGACTTCCCCAGCTACCTCGGCTGGACGCAGGGCTTCGCGGCCGGCCTCGGCTCGGATCCCGTGGTGGTCATCCTGGAGCCGGACGCGATCGCGCTGACCGACTGCCTGGACGACAGTCAGATCGCCCAGCGGTTCTCCGCGCTCGGCGAGGCGGCCGGCATCATCCACGCCGCCAACCCGCAGGCCCGGGTGTACTTCGACGCCGGGCACTCCGGCTGGCACAGCCCCTCGGTGATCGCCCAGCGGCTGCGCGACGCCGGTGCGGTGGCCCAGGGCGACGGCATCTACACCAACACCTCGAACTACCGCACCACCGCGGACGAGACGGCGTTCGCCGAGGCGGTCCTCGGGCAGCTCGGCGACCCCGCTCTCCAGGCCGTCATCGACACCAGCCGCAACGGCAACGGGCCGCGCGGCAGCGAGTGGTGCGACCCGGTCGGGCGACTGGTCGGCGAGAGCCCGACCGTGAACACCGGCAGCGCGCGGGTGGACGCCTACCTGTGGATCAAGCGCCCGGGTGAGCTGGACGGCTGCGCCGGGCCGGCCGGGCAGTTCTCCCCCGAGTACGCCTTCGAGCTGGCCGGCGGCTGA
- a CDS encoding PucR family transcriptional regulator, with protein MEPDYQELIDEVSARLGTPATLEGRDFALIAFGAHDSADDRVMDPVRTRSILHRRSSVEVRAWFERFGIARARGPVRIPPDPAAGVRTGRICLPARHHGVVYGYIWLVDDGALELTDVRLADAQATAERIGSLLARSAGLGGRLGALLHTLLTSPQREAAAGELTEALGPAGTGPLTMVAALPWNDGTPALPGALALCALEGTLAALVRPASARAVAGRLCGPEVAVGIGADRPVAAELPAAWREALGAARAARAEPALGPIASWNAIGPYRLLTTLPQAAPDPAVAPLLAPAHRELARTAEIFLDQAGSPARTANALGIHRQTLYYRLTRVEALTGLDLADGEHRLLLHLALKAARLRDAG; from the coding sequence GTGGAACCCGATTACCAGGAGCTGATCGATGAGGTCTCGGCACGTCTGGGCACCCCGGCGACGCTGGAGGGCCGCGACTTCGCGCTGATCGCGTTCGGTGCCCACGACAGCGCGGACGACCGGGTGATGGACCCGGTGCGCACCCGCTCGATCCTGCACCGGCGCTCCTCGGTGGAGGTACGGGCCTGGTTCGAGCGGTTCGGCATCGCCAGGGCGCGCGGCCCGGTGCGCATCCCGCCCGACCCGGCGGCCGGGGTGCGCACGGGGCGGATCTGTCTGCCCGCCCGGCACCACGGGGTGGTGTACGGGTACATCTGGCTGGTCGACGACGGCGCGCTGGAGCTGACCGACGTGCGGCTGGCCGATGCCCAGGCCACGGCGGAACGCATCGGCAGCCTGCTCGCCCGCTCGGCCGGGCTCGGCGGCCGGCTCGGGGCGCTGCTGCACACCCTGCTGACCTCTCCGCAGCGGGAGGCCGCGGCCGGGGAGCTGACGGAGGCGCTCGGCCCGGCGGGCACCGGGCCGCTCACCATGGTCGCGGCGCTCCCCTGGAACGACGGCACCCCCGCGCTGCCCGGGGCGCTGGCGCTGTGCGCGCTGGAGGGCACCCTGGCGGCGCTGGTCCGTCCGGCCTCGGCGCGGGCGGTGGCCGGTCGGCTGTGCGGTCCCGAGGTGGCGGTGGGCATCGGCGCGGACCGTCCGGTGGCGGCGGAGCTGCCCGCCGCCTGGCGGGAGGCGCTGGGCGCGGCGCGGGCCGCGCGGGCCGAACCGGCGCTGGGACCCATCGCCTCCTGGAACGCGATCGGCCCCTACCGGCTGCTCACCACCCTTCCGCAGGCCGCCCCCGACCCGGCCGTGGCACCGCTGCTGGCCCCGGCCCACCGGGAGCTGGCCCGCACCGCCGAGATCTTCCTGGACCAGGCCGGCTCCCCCGCCCGCACCGCCAACGCCCTGGGCATACACCGGCAGACCCTCTACTACCGCCTCACCCGGGTCGAGGCACTCACCGGCCTGGACCTGGCCGACGGCGAACACCGGCTCCTTCTCCACCTGGCCCTGAAGGCGGCCCGCCTGCGGGACGCCGGATGA
- a CDS encoding acetolactate synthase large subunit, with protein sequence MTEQATGAPKPQPRAPRGGSQQPAATVEHVTGAQALIRSLEAVGADTVFGIPGGAILPAYDPMMDSTSVRHILVRHEQGAGHAATGYAQATGKVGVCMATSGPGATNLVTPIADAYMDSVPLVAITGQVASSVIGTDAFQEADICGITTPVTKHNFLVTDPAEIPRTIAEAFHIAATGRPGPVLVDIAKDALQARTTFSWPPAIDLPGYRPASRPHAKQIREAARLISEAKRPVLYVGGGVLKAGAAPELLALAEQTGAPVTTTLMALGAFPDSHPQHLGMPGMHGSVAAVTALQKSDLLITLGARFDDRVTGRSDSFAPHAKVIHADIDPAEIGKIRIADVPIVGDAKDVLTDLAAALQAETEAGHQGEAAATRYREWWQLLNRWRETYPLGYDLPQDGSLSPQQVIERIGALAPEDTIYTSGVGQHQMWAAHFLAFERPGTWLNSGGAGTMGYAVPAALGAKAGRPESTVWAIDGDGCFQMTNQELTTAALNGAPIKVAVINNGALGMVRQWQTLFYNQRYSNTVLRDGPDADPTATSQGTRIPDFVKLAEAMGCVGLRCETPEQLDAVIEKANSINDRPVVVDFIVHEDAMVWPMVAAGTSNDEVMAARGVRPDFGDGDD encoded by the coding sequence ATGACCGAACAGGCCACCGGGGCCCCCAAGCCGCAGCCACGGGCCCCCCGTGGCGGCAGCCAGCAGCCCGCCGCCACCGTCGAGCACGTCACGGGCGCCCAGGCGCTCATCCGCTCTCTCGAAGCGGTCGGCGCGGACACCGTATTCGGCATCCCCGGCGGCGCGATCCTCCCCGCCTACGACCCCATGATGGACTCGACCTCCGTGCGCCACATCCTGGTCCGCCACGAGCAGGGCGCGGGCCACGCAGCCACCGGCTACGCCCAGGCCACCGGCAAGGTCGGCGTGTGCATGGCCACCTCGGGCCCCGGCGCCACCAACCTGGTCACCCCCATCGCCGACGCCTACATGGACTCGGTGCCGCTGGTCGCCATCACCGGCCAGGTCGCCAGCTCCGTCATCGGCACCGACGCCTTCCAGGAAGCCGACATCTGCGGCATCACCACGCCCGTCACCAAGCACAACTTCCTGGTCACCGATCCCGCGGAGATCCCGCGCACCATCGCCGAGGCGTTCCACATCGCCGCCACCGGCCGCCCCGGACCCGTCCTGGTCGACATCGCCAAGGACGCCCTCCAGGCCCGCACCACCTTCAGCTGGCCGCCCGCCATCGACCTGCCCGGCTACCGCCCCGCCTCGCGCCCGCACGCCAAGCAGATCCGCGAGGCCGCCCGGCTGATCTCCGAGGCCAAGCGCCCCGTGCTGTACGTCGGCGGCGGAGTCCTCAAGGCCGGCGCCGCCCCCGAGCTGCTGGCCCTCGCCGAGCAGACCGGCGCCCCCGTCACCACCACCCTCATGGCCCTGGGCGCCTTCCCCGACAGCCACCCCCAGCACCTGGGCATGCCCGGCATGCACGGTTCGGTCGCCGCGGTCACCGCGCTCCAGAAGTCCGACCTGCTGATCACCCTCGGCGCCCGCTTCGACGACCGCGTCACCGGCCGCAGCGACTCCTTCGCCCCGCACGCCAAGGTCATCCACGCGGACATCGACCCCGCCGAGATCGGCAAGATCCGCATCGCCGACGTGCCGATCGTGGGCGACGCCAAGGACGTGCTGACCGACCTCGCCGCCGCCCTGCAGGCCGAGACCGAGGCCGGCCACCAGGGCGAGGCCGCCGCCACCCGCTACCGCGAATGGTGGCAGCTGCTCAACCGCTGGCGCGAGACGTACCCGCTGGGCTACGACCTCCCGCAGGACGGCTCGCTCTCCCCGCAGCAGGTCATCGAACGCATCGGCGCGCTGGCCCCCGAGGACACCATCTACACCTCGGGCGTGGGCCAGCACCAGATGTGGGCCGCCCACTTCCTCGCCTTCGAACGCCCCGGCACCTGGCTCAACTCCGGCGGCGCGGGCACCATGGGCTACGCCGTCCCCGCCGCGCTCGGCGCCAAGGCCGGCCGCCCCGAGTCCACCGTGTGGGCCATCGACGGCGACGGCTGCTTCCAGATGACCAATCAGGAACTGACCACCGCCGCCCTCAACGGCGCCCCCATCAAGGTCGCCGTCATCAACAACGGCGCGCTGGGCATGGTCCGCCAGTGGCAGACCCTCTTCTACAACCAGCGGTACTCCAACACCGTGCTGCGCGACGGTCCGGACGCCGACCCCACGGCCACCAGCCAGGGCACCCGGATCCCCGACTTCGTCAAACTCGCCGAAGCCATGGGCTGCGTCGGACTGCGCTGCGAGACACCCGAGCAGCTGGACGCGGTCATCGAGAAGGCCAACTCCATCAACGACCGCCCCGTCGTCGTGGACTTCATCGTCCACGAGGACGCCATGGTCTGGCCGATGGTCGCCGCCGGAACCTCCAACGACGAGGTCATGGCCGCCCGCGGGGTGCGCCCGGACTTCGGCGACGGGGACGACTGA
- a CDS encoding NAD(P)-dependent alcohol dehydrogenase, which produces MRAVQYREIGAAPQVVTVPDPEPGPGQVLLKVSAAGVCHSDIAVMEWPAENFPYALPQTLGHEGAGVVAALGEGVTGLTEGDSVAVYGPQGCGRCAKCAHGKENYCTRAAELGIFPPGLGAPGAIAEYLLIDDSRFLVPLGDLDPVTTVPLTDAGLTPYHAIKRSLPKLVPGSTAVVIGTGGLGHVAIQLLRALSPARVVALDVAQEKLELAREVGAHEALLSDERAAERVRELTGGLGAQAVFDFVGAQPTVTAAGAMAAVEADVTIVGIAGGALPVGIGSTAFEVTVSAPYWGSRGELIEVLELARAGAVEVTVETYGLDEAPRAYERLHQGKIKGRAVILPNG; this is translated from the coding sequence ATGAGAGCCGTGCAGTACCGGGAGATCGGTGCCGCGCCGCAGGTGGTCACCGTTCCCGACCCCGAGCCGGGGCCGGGACAGGTGCTGCTGAAGGTGTCGGCGGCCGGGGTGTGCCACTCGGACATCGCCGTCATGGAGTGGCCGGCCGAGAACTTTCCCTACGCGCTGCCACAGACGCTCGGCCACGAGGGCGCGGGGGTGGTGGCGGCACTCGGCGAGGGCGTCACCGGGCTCACCGAGGGCGACTCGGTCGCCGTGTACGGGCCACAGGGCTGCGGTCGCTGCGCCAAGTGCGCCCACGGCAAGGAGAACTACTGCACCCGCGCCGCCGAACTGGGGATCTTCCCGCCGGGGCTCGGCGCGCCCGGCGCCATCGCGGAGTACCTCCTGATCGACGACTCCCGCTTCCTGGTGCCGCTCGGCGATCTGGACCCGGTGACCACCGTGCCGCTGACGGACGCCGGCCTGACCCCGTACCACGCCATCAAGCGTTCGCTGCCCAAACTGGTGCCCGGCAGCACGGCGGTGGTGATCGGCACCGGCGGGCTCGGCCATGTGGCCATCCAGCTGCTGCGGGCGCTGAGCCCGGCCCGGGTGGTCGCGCTGGACGTGGCGCAGGAGAAGCTGGAGCTGGCGCGGGAGGTGGGGGCGCACGAGGCGCTGCTGTCGGACGAGCGGGCGGCCGAACGGGTACGGGAGCTGACCGGCGGCCTCGGTGCCCAGGCGGTGTTCGACTTCGTGGGGGCGCAGCCCACCGTGACGGCGGCGGGGGCGATGGCGGCGGTGGAGGCGGATGTGACGATCGTCGGCATCGCGGGCGGTGCCCTGCCGGTGGGGATCGGCTCCACCGCGTTCGAGGTGACGGTCTCCGCGCCGTACTGGGGCAGCCGCGGTGAGCTGATCGAGGTGCTGGAACTGGCGCGGGCGGGCGCCGTCGAGGTGACGGTGGAGACCTACGGTCTCGACGAGGCACCGCGCGCCTATGAACGTCTGCACCAGGGCAAGATCAAGGGCCGCGCGGTGATTCTCCCCAACGGCTGA